The bacterium genome contains a region encoding:
- the hisZ gene encoding ATP phosphoribosyltransferase regulatory subunit encodes MLRRERWQQVPPGMRDLLPGESSRARKVSDRILTRMQRWGYREVVTPTMEYFDTLVRGEGTEAGDRLFKLVDRGGELLALRPEMTTSVARLITTHLRGHPLPLRVAYAGQVFRGSETGSGRLREFPQVGCELIGAGTLEADAEIVALAVEALEASGTQGCSISLGHVGFLRGMLDGLALPDEGTREVRAFLYQKDFVGLRAILDRYGIPPARADALSHLPVLSGPSAIHDARRLAGTPESERVLGDLEDLMKMLAAYGVGDIVRVDLSIIRDFEYYTGIVFEGHTSALGYSLLGGGRYDRLLEGFGAPYPATGFAVRVDRVLASSDPGESGWTPDVAVTFADGARVDALRLAGALRERELSVTVEILGRPWDEVAREAIAAGVPRVVFVAGARAIVREARGPERSVALADLLTPP; translated from the coding sequence ATGCTGCGGCGTGAACGCTGGCAGCAGGTGCCCCCAGGGATGCGGGATCTTCTCCCGGGCGAATCTTCCCGGGCCCGCAAGGTGAGCGACCGCATCCTGACACGGATGCAGCGGTGGGGCTACCGGGAAGTGGTGACTCCGACGATGGAGTACTTCGATACGTTGGTCCGCGGCGAGGGCACGGAGGCGGGGGACCGTCTCTTCAAACTCGTTGATCGGGGTGGTGAGCTGCTTGCGCTCCGCCCCGAGATGACGACTTCGGTCGCGCGGCTCATCACCACCCACCTGCGCGGTCATCCCTTGCCCCTCAGGGTCGCCTACGCCGGCCAGGTCTTCCGGGGATCGGAGACCGGCTCGGGCCGGCTGCGGGAGTTTCCTCAGGTGGGATGCGAGTTGATCGGCGCGGGCACCCTGGAAGCGGACGCGGAGATCGTAGCCCTCGCGGTGGAGGCGCTCGAGGCGTCCGGCACCCAGGGATGCTCCATCAGTCTGGGGCACGTGGGGTTTCTGCGGGGCATGCTGGACGGCCTGGCCCTGCCCGATGAGGGGACCCGGGAGGTCCGCGCGTTCCTCTATCAAAAGGACTTCGTCGGACTCCGCGCGATCCTCGACCGGTACGGGATCCCGCCGGCGCGGGCCGACGCGCTCTCCCACCTGCCCGTCCTGAGCGGCCCCAGCGCGATTCACGACGCCCGCCGTCTCGCCGGCACCCCCGAGAGCGAGCGCGTGCTGGGCGATCTTGAGGATTTGATGAAGATGCTCGCCGCCTACGGGGTCGGGGACATCGTGCGGGTGGATCTGAGCATCATTCGAGACTTCGAGTACTACACGGGGATCGTGTTCGAGGGGCACACCTCGGCGTTGGGTTATTCGTTGTTAGGCGGGGGCCGGTACGATCGGCTCCTCGAGGGGTTCGGCGCGCCGTATCCCGCCACGGGGTTTGCCGTGCGGGTGGACCGCGTGCTGGCGTCCTCCGACCCCGGGGAGTCCGGGTGGACGCCGGACGTGGCGGTGACCTTTGCGGACGGCGCCCGCGTCGATGCGCTGCGGCTCGCCGGCGCGCTGCGCGAACGCGAGCTATCGGTGACGGTTGAGATTCTCGGCCGGCCATGGGACGAAGTCGCGCGCGAAGCGATCGCAGCGGGCGTGCCCCGCGTGGTCTTCGTGGCTGGAGCGCGCGCGATCGTCCGGGAGGCGCGCGGCCCCGAACGCTCCGTGGCACTCGCCGATCTCCTCACGCCGCCATGA
- a CDS encoding cytochrome c-type biogenesis protein produces the protein MSRAAERATRVLLSTVTALAAWAILAAAASGASLDDHVYAIARQLMCPVCAGQTVAESDSALAREMKVIIRQKLEAGETSDQILRYFVGQFGESVLAEPGPGGISLILYAAPPLALIAGLAIAIVFIRRSRTRAASA, from the coding sequence GTGAGCCGCGCCGCTGAGCGCGCGACGCGCGTCCTCCTCTCTACCGTCACGGCGCTCGCGGCGTGGGCGATCCTGGCCGCGGCGGCGTCGGGGGCATCGCTCGACGATCACGTCTATGCGATCGCCCGGCAACTGATGTGCCCGGTGTGCGCCGGGCAGACGGTGGCCGAGAGCGATTCCGCCCTGGCCCGGGAGATGAAGGTGATCATCCGGCAAAAGCTCGAGGCCGGGGAGACCTCCGATCAGATCCTTCGCTATTTCGTGGGGCAGTTTGGGGAGAGCGTCCTGGCCGAGCCCGGGCCCGGAGGTATTTCCTTGATTCTGTACGCCGCGCCGCCGCTCGCCCTCATCGCCGGCCTCGCCATCGCCATCGTCTTCATCCGTCGCTCACGGACCCGAGCCGCGTCCGCATAG
- a CDS encoding YerC/YecD family TrpR-related protein, translating into MVNPKLRGPLADSLFRAVLQLRTVEECYRFFEDVCTIGEVRALAQRFAVARMLHQGKTYEEIAARTGASSATISRVRRFLTYGADGYALVLKRMGYAAPVEGRRRRREPRR; encoded by the coding sequence GTGGTGAATCCGAAACTCCGGGGTCCTCTGGCCGACTCCCTCTTTCGGGCGGTCTTGCAGCTCCGCACCGTAGAAGAATGCTACCGGTTCTTCGAGGACGTCTGCACGATCGGGGAGGTCAGGGCCCTCGCGCAGCGCTTCGCGGTCGCCCGAATGCTGCACCAGGGGAAAACCTATGAGGAGATCGCCGCCCGAACGGGAGCCTCATCGGCCACGATCAGTCGCGTCCGCCGGTTTCTCACCTACGGAGCGGACGGGTACGCCCTGGTGCTGAAGCGTATGGGGTATGCGGCCCCTGTCGAGGGACGGAGGCGGAGGCGTGAGCCGCGCCGCTGA
- a CDS encoding ketopantoate reductase family protein, producing the protein MGTGGLGGYFGGLLQRAGEEVVFVARGAHLRALQSGGLRVTSPDGDFTLPVRATDRAAEAGPVDLVLFAVKTYDFASAAEAIRPVAGPDTAILCLQNGVETEDRLGEMYGHRHVLGGVTYVSAVIESPGVIAHTGSTGDIIFGEMDGRTTARVRAIETMLARAGVAAEATEVIRLRLWEKFVFICANAGMTATTRVPVGEVLSHAESRAMYRGLMEEAAAVGAAKGIPLDNVVERQMAVAERLVKGSGFDTRSSLYNDLAAGRRMELDALCGAVVRMGRQYGVPTPLNFAVVAVLRPHERKAAATHGA; encoded by the coding sequence ATGGGAACTGGTGGTCTGGGGGGCTACTTTGGGGGCCTCCTCCAGCGGGCCGGCGAAGAAGTGGTCTTCGTTGCCCGGGGCGCTCACCTGCGCGCGCTCCAGTCGGGCGGCCTCCGGGTCACGAGCCCCGACGGCGATTTCACCCTGCCGGTCCGCGCAACCGACCGCGCGGCCGAAGCCGGGCCTGTGGACCTCGTGCTGTTTGCCGTCAAGACGTACGATTTCGCCTCTGCGGCGGAGGCGATCCGGCCGGTGGCGGGCCCCGACACCGCGATCCTCTGCCTGCAGAACGGGGTTGAGACCGAGGACCGGCTGGGAGAGATGTATGGTCACCGGCACGTCCTGGGCGGGGTCACCTACGTCTCCGCCGTGATCGAGAGCCCCGGCGTGATCGCCCACACCGGCTCGACCGGGGACATCATCTTTGGCGAGATGGACGGTCGAACGACGGCCCGGGTCCGCGCGATCGAGACGATGCTCGCGCGTGCGGGTGTGGCGGCCGAGGCGACAGAGGTGATCCGACTCCGGCTGTGGGAGAAGTTTGTCTTCATCTGCGCGAATGCGGGCATGACCGCCACGACGCGTGTCCCCGTGGGAGAGGTGTTGTCGCATGCCGAATCCCGTGCCATGTATCGCGGGCTGATGGAGGAAGCCGCGGCAGTGGGGGCCGCCAAGGGGATCCCTCTCGACAACGTCGTGGAGCGGCAGATGGCAGTGGCGGAGCGATTGGTGAAGGGCAGTGGGTTTGACACGCGTTCGTCCCTCTACAACGATCTCGCGGCGGGCCGGCGGATGGAGCTCGACGCTCTCTGCGGCGCGGTTGTCCGGATGGGGCGCCAATACGGTGTGCCCACGCCTCTGAACTTTGCAGTCGTCGCGGTGCTCCGCCCTCATGAGCGGAAGGCTGCGGCCACCCACGGCGCGTAG
- the leuB gene encoding 3-isopropylmalate dehydrogenase, with translation MSAARTRRVAVIPGDGIGREVIGEAVRVLAEVDRRYELGLEFEEGIAGGGAIDAVGHPIPEHTIELCRRSEAILLGACGGPKWDRGPRELRPEQALFTLRKTFGLYANLRPATISPALLAASPLRREVVEGADILIVRELTGGLYFGAQSRTGQGREVAAMDTLPYSAAEVRRVVRKACEFARTRPRRKVTSVDKANVLETSRLWREVATEAAGEFSDVRVEHMLVDNCALQLVVNPKQFDVIVTENMFGDILSDEAAGVMGSLGLMPSASLGDHPPGLFEPVHGTAPDIAGKGIANPLAAILTGALLLRYGLGHEAAASAIEEAVLRALADGSRTADMAGNRPALGTAAMTDAVLARFH, from the coding sequence ATGAGCGCTGCACGCACTCGTCGCGTTGCCGTCATCCCCGGGGACGGCATCGGCCGCGAGGTCATCGGCGAGGCCGTGCGGGTGCTGGCGGAGGTCGATCGCCGGTACGAGCTTGGGCTCGAGTTTGAGGAGGGCATCGCGGGGGGCGGAGCGATCGACGCCGTCGGTCATCCCATCCCCGAGCACACGATAGAGCTGTGCCGGCGTTCCGAGGCGATCTTGCTCGGGGCGTGCGGTGGCCCGAAGTGGGACCGCGGCCCGCGAGAGCTGCGCCCCGAGCAGGCGCTGTTCACGCTGAGGAAGACCTTTGGGCTCTACGCCAACCTGCGCCCGGCCACGATATCTCCCGCCCTCCTGGCCGCTTCTCCGTTGCGGCGGGAGGTGGTCGAAGGCGCAGACATCCTCATCGTCCGTGAGCTGACCGGGGGCTTGTACTTCGGCGCGCAGTCCCGCACCGGGCAGGGCCGCGAGGTCGCGGCGATGGATACCTTGCCGTACTCGGCCGCCGAGGTGCGCCGGGTCGTCCGCAAGGCCTGTGAATTCGCCCGGACGCGGCCCCGTCGCAAAGTCACCTCCGTGGACAAGGCCAACGTGCTCGAGACCTCCCGGCTGTGGCGCGAAGTCGCGACCGAGGCGGCGGGAGAGTTTTCGGACGTGAGGGTCGAGCATATGCTTGTGGACAACTGCGCGCTGCAACTCGTGGTCAACCCCAAACAGTTCGACGTTATCGTGACCGAGAATATGTTCGGCGACATCCTGAGTGATGAAGCGGCGGGCGTGATGGGGTCGCTCGGCCTGATGCCGTCGGCCAGCCTTGGCGACCACCCGCCGGGGTTGTTCGAGCCGGTGCACGGGACCGCGCCCGACATCGCCGGCAAAGGGATCGCGAATCCGCTGGCCGCGATCTTGACCGGCGCGCTCCTGCTTCGCTACGGACTCGGTCACGAAGCCGCCGCGTCGGCGATCGAAGAAGCGGTTCTTCGCGCACTGGCGGACGGAAGCCGGACGGCGGACATGGCCGGCAACCGCCCCGCGCTCGGGACCGCAGCGATGACCGATGCCGTCCTCGCCCGGTTCCACTGA